A genome region from Setaria italica strain Yugu1 chromosome III, Setaria_italica_v2.0, whole genome shotgun sequence includes the following:
- the LOC101772388 gene encoding splicing factor U2af small subunit B produces the protein MAEHLASIFGTEKDRVNCPFYFKIGACRHGDRCSRLHNRPTISPTLVLANMYQRPDMITPGVDAQGQPIDPEKMQEHFEDFYEDIYEELGKFGEIENLNVCDNLADHMIGNVYVQFREEEQAAAAYNALQGRFYSGRPIIVEYSPVTDFREATCRQFEENSCNRGGYCNFMHVKQIGKDLRRKLYGRSASRKYHGRSRSRSPPPQRRGHRDRDDYHRDRDDYRGGGGGGRGRGSRHDRYDDGGGRGGRHDRYDDGGRRRHGSPPPRRGRSPVRESSEERRAKIEQWNREREAKQ, from the coding sequence ATGGCAGAGCACTTGGCTTCGATATTTGGCACTGAGAAGGACAGGGTCAACTGCCCTTTTTATTTCAAGATTGGGGCTTGTCGTCATGGGGATCGCTGCTCCCGTCTGCACAACAGGCCAACCATATCACCAACTCTTGTGCTTGCTAACATGTATCAGCGCCCTGATATGATAACCCCTGGAGTTGATGCTCAAGGCCAACCTATTGATCCTGAGAAGATGCAGGAGCATTTTGAGGACTTCTATGAGGACATCTATGAGGAGTTGGGCAAGTTTGGTGAGATTGAGAACCTGAATGTCTGCGACAACCTTGCTGACCACATGATAGGGAATGTCTATGTCCAGTTCAGGGAGGAAGAACAGGCAGCTGCAGCATACAATGCTCTTCAGGGCCGCTTTTACTCTGGCCGCCCGATAATTGTGGAGTATTCTCCTGTGACCGACTTCCGTGAAGCAACCTGTAGGCAGTTTGAGGAGAACAGCTGCAACCGTGGTGGCTATTGTAATTTCATGCATGTGAAGCAGATTGGCAAAGATCTCAGGAGGAAGCTCTATGGGCGTTCCGCTTCGAGGAAGTACCATGggagaagccgaagccgaagccccCCACCTCAAAGGAGGGGCCATCGTGATCGTGATGACTACCATCGAGACCGTGATGATTaccgcggtggtggtggtggtggacggggTAGAGGCAGCAGGCATGACAGGTATGATGATGGAGGTGGCAGAGGCGGCAGGCACGACAGGTATGATGATGGTGGAAGGCGCAGGCATGGTAGCCCACCCCCAAGGCGTGGGAGGAGCCCAGTCAGGGAGAGCAGTGAGGAGCGCAGGGCCAAGATTGAGCAGTGGAACCGTGAACGGGAGGCAAAGCAGTGA
- the LOC101773758 gene encoding uncharacterized protein LOC101773758: protein MDPKAAAKSKRSHTVHGRRAHQTPAAAAAHRQKRAAAAATSSGPRSRNLPSNWDRYDAEGEAEDPAPAAEWTGEVAPRSKGADFGFLLEQARAQPREARGLGAPWLPSQDSPFDFMQASTSMFEAKGEGILSWCADDNFILEDDLAPDFEVPFLSMDLHALANQLSKLKLSQRLFVEEDLLPEDLADASKDNEILIECDTSVESDAKVSSVGHNLNFEPWKDASHHECAGNTYSDDQMKSERQSQCFEHEATTSPKISTHLVNSDSEEDKTYKRTMDTDPDTGLSKGLKFEVGSAEEELDMLLNSFSGTHLSSSNLDESFGHDSTSQGAKISWSNKKVTPSMSSQSPLAPVDNALDDLLSETSIPEQNEGFATQVSTSQPTVRSGQNFDSGYAMKIDVIASIDDSVDNLLEGTSLCLSEPKETTTVQGPNTTPHDSVPTHSGPSNASDDFDSWFDSL from the exons ATGGATCCCAAAGCGGCGGCGAAGTCGAAGCGCTCTCACACGGTGCATGGACGCCGCGCCCACCAGACCcctgccgcggcggcagcgcacaGGCAGaagcgggccgccgccgccgccacctcgtccgGGCCCCGCAGCCGCAACCTCCCCTCGAATTGGGACCGATACGACGCCGAGGGCGAGGCAGAAGACCCCGCACCCGCCGCGGAATGGACCGGCGAGGTGGCCCCGCGCAGCAAGGGCGCCGACTTCGGGTTCCTGCTAGAGCAGGCGCGAGCGCAGCCCCGCGAGGCCCGGGGCCTCGGGGCGCCGTGGCTCCCCTCCCAGGATTCGCCGTTTG ATTTTATGCAAGCCTCTACATCTATGTTCGAAGCTAAAGGTGAAGGGATCTTGTCCTGGTGTGCTGATGATAACTTCATATTAGAGGACGATTTAGCACCAGATTTCGAG GTGCCTTTTCTTTCAATGGATTTGCATGCATTGGCCAACCAGCTTTCAAAGCTTAAGCTTTCTCAGAGACTTTTTGTAGAAGAAGATCTACTACCTGAGGATCTG GCTGATGCATCGAAAGACAATGAAATACTGATTGAATGTGACACTTCTGTGGAAAGTGATGCTAAAGTCAGTTCAGTTGGGCATAACTTGAACTTTGAGCCATGGAAAGATGCAAGTCATCATGAATGTGCCGGCAACACCTATTCTGATGATCAAATGAAATCAGAACGTCAGTCGCAATGTTTTGAACATGAAGCTACTACATCACCCAAGATTAGTACTCATTTAGTGAATTCGGACAGTGAAGAAGATAAGACATATAAAAGAACCATGGATACTGATCCTGATACAGGGCTTAGCAAAGGGTTGAAGTTTGAGGTGGGCTCTGCAGAAGAAGAACTTGACATGCTCCTCAATTCATTTAGTGGAACTCACCTTTCTAGCTCCAACTTGGATGAATCATTTGGACATGATTCAACTTCTCAAGGTGCAAAGATCAGTTGGTCGAACAAGAAAGTTACACCTAGCATGTCTTCCCAATCACCTCTTGCACCTGTGGACAATGCTCTAGATGACTTGCTTTCAGAGACTTCCATACCTGAACAGAATGAAGGTTTTGCTACACAAGTTTCAACTTCTCAACCAACTGTTAGATCTGGCCAGAACTTTGACTCCGGATATGCTATGAAGATTGATGTGATTGCATCTATTGATGATTCAGTGGATAATTTGCTTGAAGGCACTTCACTGTGCTTAAGTGAGCCAAAGGAGACTACAACGGTACAAGGACCAAACACCACCCCACATGACAGTGTCCCCACTCATTCTGGCCCCTCAAATGCATCAGATGATTTTGATTCATGGTTTGATTCCCTATAG
- the LOC101771590 gene encoding ras-related protein RABA1f: protein MAYRADDDYDYLFKVVLIGDSGVGKSNLLSRFTRNEFSLESKSTIGVEFATRSIHVDDKVVKAQIWDTAGQERYRAITSAYYRGAVGALVVYDVTRHVTFENVERWMRELKDHTDANIVIMLVGNKADLRHLRAVPTEDAKAFAEKENAFFMETSALEAMNVEDAFTEVLTQIYRVVSKKALDIGDDPAAPPKGQTINVGGKDDVSAVKKSACCSS, encoded by the exons ATGGCGTACCGGGCGGACGACGACTACGACTACCTCTTCAAGGTGGTGCTCATCGGGGACTCCGGCGTCGGCAAGTCGAACCTGCTCTCGCGCTTCACGCGCAACGAGTTCAGCCTCGAGTCCAAGTCCACCATCGGCGTCGAGTTCGCCACCCGCAGCATCCACGTCGACGACAAGGTCGTCAAGGCCCAGATCTGGGACACCGCCGGCCAGGAAAG ATACCGTGCTATCACAAGTGCATACTACCGTGGAGCAGTAGGGGCACTAGTTGTCTATGATGTCACACGGCATGTCACCTTTGAGAACGTGGAGAGGTGGATGAGGGAGCTCAAGGACCACACGGACGCCAACATCGTGATCATGCTCGTCGGAAACAAGGCAGACCTGCGGCACCTTAGGGCCGTCCCGACTGAGGATGCAAAGGCCTTCGCTGAGAAAGAAAATGCCTTCTTCATGGAGACGTCAGCCCTGGAGGCAATGAATGTGGAGGATGCCTTCACCGAGGTGCTCACGCAGATCTACCGTGTGGTAAGCAAGAAGGCCCTTGACATCGGTGATGACCCCGCGGCGCCTCCCAAGGGCCAGACCATCAATGTCGGCGGCAAGGACGACGTGTCCGCAGTGAAGAAGTCTGCTTGCTGTTCGTCTTAG
- the LOC101773340 gene encoding protein N-lysine methyltransferase METTL21A has product MRFTASPVVELPVGGAVLAFEQDNDSFEVGTSVWPSSLVIVKFVERCLGDPALPFADVLRFPGTRAVELGSGCGPAGLGLSRLGLTDLVLTDIAAVLPALRRNLRRNRLHLPRAPRLAQLHWNCPAHLATLATPRRFDLVVAADVVYVQESVPHLIAAMDALADAERGVVLLGYQIRSPEAHQAFWDSVPSAFPVIEKVAREHLDPDYAYEESDVYILRRRPRQ; this is encoded by the coding sequence ATGCGATTCACTGCATCTCCGGTGGTGGAGCTTCCGGTGGGCGGAGCGGTGCTGGCGTTCGAGCAGGACAACGACTCCTTCGAGGTGGGCACCTCTGTGTGGCCCTCGTCACTGGTCATCGTCAAGTTCGTCGAGCGCTGCCTCGGCGACCCGGCCCTCCCCTTCGCCGACGTGCTCCGCTTCCCCGGCACTCGGGCCGTGGAGCTCGGCTCCGGATGCGGCCCGGCGGGACTCGGCCTCTCCCGCCTCGGCCTCACCGACCTCGTCCTCACCgacatcgccgccgtcctccccgcTCTCCGCCGCAACCTGCGGCGcaatcgcctccacctcccccgcgcgccccgcctcgcccaacTCCACTGGAACTGCCCCGCGCATCTCGCCACGCTAGCCACCCCGCGCCGCTTcgacctcgtcgtcgccgcAGACGTGGTCTACGTGCAGGAGTCCGTGCCGCACCTCATCGCGGCCATGGAcgcgctcgccgacgccgagcgcGGCGTGGTGTTGCTCGGCTACCAGATCCGGTCGCCCGAGGCGCACCAGGCGTTCTGGGACTCCGTCCCGTCCGCCTTCCCGGTGATCGAGAAGGTGGCACGGGAGCACCTCGACCCGGATTACGCCTACGAGGAATCCGATGTTTACATACTCCGGAGGAGGCCACGGCAGTGA
- the LOC101771986 gene encoding probable E3 ubiquitin-protein ligase ZFP1, with the protein MSHRNMVWTHQSVNPGWEQVHVQVQTESSYYGGPGSDPSNLGVQVAVGVPGSTANVGICDLRNHEHQHVHNSYPHAGVASSFVFPTTVYNPSMATAAVSVYVPQTQSFGLGNAQPPSLYHSTGTIDESSSSVNFGDGASGFIKRKNAMVAGNHHFFHGFAGSSSSAHVPQNPAYGPWNASFQSNCFPNSAASNPPEYRSNNGWLFLEGSSADVPSSFSSMAARPELVPHGNYVFPACHMSQCNTWIPQAANGVAHGVPQWGYMNAVANPPGTTDMPSGNIQAGHSSIHGPLPHFCQNSLHTMQVPQIQVPHQQFLSNNVVHGLNPSAAGLPLDPRMLALPFNSEHTFGHPMHPPLANQVNNGVLRILPYQNATVMDRSRIHEAGHVIDEHRDMRLDVDNMTYEELVALEEQIGDVNTGLTESYIQENLRSTFYVPGAAGVSDQFSELSLENDACIICQDEYEAKELIGILECGHKYHATCIKQWLMMKNLCPICKTTALSSDRRNG; encoded by the exons ATGTCGCATAGAAATATGGTCTGGACACATCAGTCTGTTAATCCTGGATGGGAGCAAGTACATGTCCAAGTTCAAACTGAAAGTTCCTATTATGGAGGTCCTGGAAGTGATCCGTCCAACCTGGGTGTGCAAGTTGCTGTTGGAGTTCCAGGAAGTACTGCTAATGTCGGTATCTGTGATCTGCGGAATCATGAGCACCAGCATGTTCATAATTCATACCCACATGCTGGTGTTGCTTCAAGTTTTGTCTTCCCAACTACTGTGTACAACCCTAGCATGGCAACAGCAGCTGTGAGCGTATATGTTCCTCAGACTCAAAGCTTTGGACTGGGCAATGCGCAACCACCATCTTTATATCATTCCACAGGAACTATTGATGAGAGTAGCAGCAGTGTCAATTTTGGTGATGGTGCTAGTGGattcatcaaaagaaaaaatgcaATGGTGGCTGGTAACCATCATTTTTTTCATGGATTTGCAGGCTCAAGTTCATCTGCTCATGTGCCTCAGAATCCTGCATATGGGCCATGGAATGCTTCGTTTCAATCAAATTGTTTTCCCAATTCTGCAGCTTCAAACCCACCAGAGTACCGCAGTAACAATGGCTGGCTATTCTTAGAAGGATCTTCTGCAGATGTTCCTAGCAGTTTCAGTTCAATGGCTGCTCGTCCAGAGTTGGTACCTCATGGTAACTATGTGTTTCCAGCCTGTCACATGAGCCAGTGCAATACGTGGATTCCACAGGCTGCAAATGGTGTTGCTCATGGAGTACCACAATGGGGATATATGAATGCAGTGGCCAATCCTCCAG GGACCACAGACATGCCGAGTGGAAATATTCAAGCTGGCCATTCTTCTATTCATGGGCCTCTACCTCATTTCTGCCAGAATTCTTTGCATACTATGCAAGTACCTCAAATACAAGTACCCCATCAGCAGTTCCTCAGTAACAATGTGGTGCATGGTTTAAATCCTTCTGCCGCAGGCCTTCCATTAGATCCAAGAATGCTGGCTCTCCCATTCAATTCTGAGCACACTTTTGGGCATCCAATGCATCCACCTCTTGCAAACCAAGTTAACAATGGGGTTTTAAGAATTCTGCCATATCAG AATGCTACAGTGATGGATCGATCAAGGATACATGAAGCAGGACATGTTATTGATGAACATAGAGACATGCGTCTGGATGTGGATAACATGACTTATGAG GAGCTTGTAGCGTTGGAAGAGCAGATAGGCGATGTCAATACTGGTTTGACAGAAAGTTACATCCAAGAGAACTTGAGGTCAACTTTCTATGTTCCAGGAGCAGCTGGCGTGTCTGATCAGTTTTCTGAGCTTTCTTTGGAGAATGATGCTTGCATAATATGCCAG GATGAGTATGAAGCTAAAGAACTTATAGGGATCCTTGAATGTGGCCACAAGTACCATGCCACGTGCATAAAGCAATGGTTGATGATGAAGAACCTCTGCCCCATCTGCAAGACAACAGCGTTGTCATCAGATAGGAGGAATGGATGA